One Eptesicus fuscus isolate TK198812 chromosome 13, DD_ASM_mEF_20220401, whole genome shotgun sequence genomic window, AGAACTGGATGCTTGGTTTCAGGCAGGTTCCTCACTGGAGAGGTGAGAGGCTCTTGATTAGAACCGGGTAAAGATGACAACACAACTGTCTAAGGTTAACAGCAAAGCAAGGTAGGCAAAGGGTTCCCATCACCTTAAGGCACAAACTGTCTGTTGATGCTTTTGTTGAAGAGTTGAtagatattttggaaaatttttatgaTGAATCATCAAGGCATTGTCTAGGCAAGAATCTTCTAGAATAGTAAGGTTCTGCTGATGAAGACAATGGATTAGCAGTGTCATGTTAATGTCTAGTAAGTTCTGTAGAGCGTAGGTAATTTGATTCTCATAACTTTGTCAAAATACAGATTCTCAGAATGCATCTTCAACCACTCTTATTCAATGAAACCCAAGAACCTCTATTCTTAACAGGCTTTATTGAGAATTAACCCTAAAAGCTGAGGGATAGAGGGGCCCACacaccaccccaaaatatgctgcCTTGGTATATTgcttattttgagctaaaggcatttgaaaaatagcaaatgcaTGGAGAAGTTTTCTCTGAATTTCCCTTCTCTATCTAAAGATAGACCCTCAAAAAGGAACTTTCTTGTCACAAGTCATTTCCCTGGAAGTTTCATCAACCAGAGTAGATTGATTCTTAACACATGAGAAGAAACTAGCACTCGGCACCACCACCGGTTAAACTGTCATAAACAATCATATCCCATCTATTCCTCTAAGGCAGGGTTGGGGGACATCTGGCCCATGGACCATAtcaggcccaagaaatcattggtttggccttgccaaggcattaggggtaagttaattaaatgtttgaccaaatatagcaagctaatttttaagttgataattttgtatgccccgagaataatgttaaaaatatccaaatggcccttgacagaaaaaagtttccccactCCTGTTAAGGGCCCATTCATCTTCCTTAAAAATCATCCATTCTCCTTTACAAGGTCTACTACACACTCCCCATTCCTTTCCCTAATAACGTGTCTTACGACTAAATTCTAAAGCCACCTCTCAGTTATTCATTTTTCCCTGGGTATCTCCCATTTATACCTGTTCTagcttctgtttctctcttgttaagctttttcttttttttacagagggtcTCAGTTAAGAActcaggaggagagagggaatttCTTTTTCATACCCTACAAAGCAGTGAACCACTGTAGTTTTTTCGTCTTCATGTCTGCCTGGATCCCAGCTGTGCTTTGGGAGATGCGGACACCTGTGTGGGGAACCCAGCAATCATCCGAGCAATATAGAATGGTGGTAAAAACTGTGAGTTTGAGGACATGGGTTAATTCCCTGATGCTGGGCAAGGCCTTTCTGTTCTCCATTTTCCTCATCTCTTTGACCACCCTGGGTCTTCTCCAAGCTACGTGGCAGAGAACACGTGTCTCCATGGCCAGGTAAGGCAGAGCCAGGAGAAATCCTAGAGGAAACACATTCACAGGAAAGGCAGGGAGGCCGCAGGAAGCAGGGATTCCCAGGTGCCtttggaaggaggggagggggaactGGAAGCTTCTTGAGCCTACAGGTTCCTTAGCGATTCTTAGGTGTGCATagcagggtgggagtgggagtgcaCATAGAGGGAAGAGGAATGATTTAGAGGTTCAACCCAGAATCTTCATCAACTTGCATTCAGAGTGAGAAAGGCCATAATTTAGGTCCCCTGGGCCACCCCTGACTTATACTGTCAGCTCACTGGACTAAAAGTCCCCCAGACCTCTCAGCCTATCTGACCCCTTATACAGTAGATGTGATCTTGGTTAAGTTTCTCTttgttcctctccttctcctcacATTCACAGATGTTTCTCATCCGAGGTCACAGAACTACTAAGTGCAAATTTCAACTAACTCCCCCTCtctgcttctttcctttttccttattGCCTCTTCCCTTTTcacagaagcattttttttttttcaggtagtcTGATGACTAGTCCCTCGCCCTTGTTATAAAATTATGTGGTCAGATAATGCTGCAGTTAATAACATTGTGATTCCATCAAAAGAAGCTTCTTTTTTTGTGGTATTAAGGCCACTTTGCCtcctcagtcattcattcatgtatgtgTTCCCTCCCCAATTATGCATTGTGAGACATGTAGGGTATGAAATGAGATCCCTACATTCAGGGCCAATATTTAGCCGGTAACCTCGGGGAGGCCGTTTGCAGCCACTGTCAGTTCTGATTGGCTGGGCCTGCTAGTTGCAGGCTATTAAGTGTTTGAGTCATTTTCCTGCCTATGGGCCAGAcaaactgtgtgtgtgtccattaAGGGTGCTCGATTGGAATGTGCACAGCCCAAGGGTGGAGTATGGACtgagcctgggaggcagggactcATATCCAGTCCTGCTACAATCTGCCTTCGTGTGACCTTGTGCACATCACTTCCTCTGGAAATCAGCTTCTCCATGGGTAAAAAAGTGTGCATGGCCTGCTACCgttttttgtaaaagaaaacagTATCTACTATGAGCCCGGGTGCACACACAGGAGCAGGTGGGCAAGGATATACACAGTGGTTGTCTCTGGGGAGTAGACCTGGGGGAGGGAAGCCTTTCCACTTTGTTCATAATAAGCgtttgttgtaatttttttaagttaacaacTTAAGAAGTCCTAATGGTTCCTGTTTTTTAGGAAGTCACACTTCTTATCCGAGGTCACACTAGGCCTTGGCATCTGACTCAAGGCTGTCCTGCCTGAGTGTTCCTTACGCTGCCTCAGCACAACTGGGGGATGTGAAGCTGGGCACATTCTAATCCTGGGCCTCTGCAAATGCTTCCCAAGGCTGGTAACCAGACATCCTCACAGAGTTTTCCTTGTCCTTGTCCTTCTGCCATCTGACCCACATCAGCAAATGCCAAGCTGGATCACTtaaaccagggggcagacgctcagtgcaggagcttcccccacaGTATGcccccacagtgggagtgctgcttggCGACCAGGATGCTGCGAACCCCCGGGCCTTCAGGCAGAAACCTGGGCTGCGATTGtctcctccttgctccctgctgcctcctctggaaGCCCGCAGGCCAAACCGCGCAGCAGCTGggctggcagagctgggaggcggGTTCCTGGCCGCggcgggactgaggcctactcagCAGcttctcagtgctattgtccctgggcccagccccaaccaggacccCCAGAGAGGCGAGCATTCGGGCTCCACGAAAGATGCTGGACCAGGGAGTAActgctcagagggtgggtccacagctgaTCGGCAGACCGGGATGAGCGACCCTCCCACAGCCCGCTGATCTCAccaccagggcctctagtaagattatagaGCACTTAGCCCAGGGTCTCATTTTGAGCAGTGGCTAATCTCCGGGGAAGAGGGTCTCTAGAGGGCTCCAAGCAgatggaaaaggaggaggaaaattcTTGGGCCCTGAACTGTGTGTGGGATATGCTAAGCCCCGGTTTAGAAACTCTGTTCGGCCTGGCCACACACCCAGTACTCTGGAACATTGGCACATCGTATCTCTTAGAGTTGCCCCGAGCCTGCCCCCGCCCAGGAAGGGGCTGCTTCTGCAATATCGGCTGATATTTCAGGAAATCAGCCTGGAGTGAATGTGACCTGTGACTTCCCAACCACAGTGCCCACCGGCTGGTTGGCCACCTGGGGCGAGGCCCAGGCTGGGTCCCTAGGCCACTTCCTCGCCCAATCTGCGCCTGACACTTGCAATAGCAGAACCCTACCTGCATCTGTGGCCAGGGGCCAGCGATGATTAAATATCAGGTGTTCAACAGATAAAGATTGATTTTCTTCATGTAGATGAATTCTCAGGCCCCTAGGACAGCAGCGAGCTCTTCACCAGCCTAGTTCTTATCTCCCAGGCCTGGAATCTGCTGGGTTTCACTCCCCTGTGTGCTCCTGATAAGGCATGTGCTTGACATTCTTTCCTGGAGACTTCAGGGAGAGGACCCTGGGGGAGGTGACGGGCTcgctggggaggggcctgaggcGGACTGAGTCATTGTCCGGTAGCTGGTTTTATTTCAGCTCGCAGGCCAAGGCCTTTCCCTCCGCGACTCCACACCATGAAGGAGCTAAGGGACAGCAGACTGCCAAGGCGAAGCTGTCCTCCAGCCATGGCCCTGTGCCTGGCATCACTGCTGGCCTTGCTCTCGGCCGGGCAGGGCAGCATGGGGAATCAGGAAGTCTCCGACATCCAAGGCTGCAAGCAGGCACTGAACGTGTCGGTGCTGGGGGCACTGCCTGGAGGCGGCTGGGACAACCTGCGCAACGTGGagctggggctggtgctggggcgCAGCTACTCGCAGTGCCGCACCACGGAGGACGGTGAGTACCTGATCCCAGACCAAGTGCACGTGGTGCCACGGCGCGAGAGCGTGGTGGAGACCCGCGCCGAGCTCCTGGACGAGTGGCTCAGCTACACCGACACCTGGGCGGCCTCCATCAACGCCgagctctccttcctccccagcctcaATGGTAAGTTCTCCGTGGACTTCCAGGACGTCAAGAAGTACAACCTAGAGTACGAGACAGTCACGGCCAGAGTGCAGCTCCGCCACAACATCTACTCTGTGAAGGCCTCGGAGGCCCCCGGCTTCCACCCCGACTTTCTGCAGCATCTGCTGATCCTCAGCGACCACCTGGAGAACAACCAGACCCGCGAGGCCCAGTACCTGGCGGAGATGCTTGTGCTCAAGTACGGCACGCACGTCCTCACCCACGTGGAGGCCGGCGCCACCTTGGTGCAGGAGGACCAGGTAAAGCGGGaatttgtgggcaatcaggccggagAGAGGAGCAACATCACACTGGCCGCCTCGGCCTTGTTTGACCGCACGGTCAATGTCGGGGCCGCGGCCTCctggcaggagcagagccagtTCATCCAGGACTACATGCGCAACACGGTGGCCTCCAAGACGCGCAGCCACGGCGGGCTGCCCTTCTACCCGGGCATCACCATGCAGACGTGGCAGAAGGGCATCGGCAACCGGCTGGTGGCCATCAGCAGGTccggcctgcccctgcccgcGCTGCTGGAGCCCAAGGCGCTGCCCGAGCTCCCGGCGCCCGCGGTGTACCGAGTGGCGGCCGCCGTGCGCAGCGCCATCTATCGCTACTACGCGGTCAACGCGCACCCTGGCTGCCTGAGGCGCGAGGCGCCCGCCTTCAATCCCAAGGCCAACGTGGACGATGGCTCAtgctccggcggcggcggcggagccaACTACAGCTTCGGGGGCGTCTTCCAGGAGTGCGAGGCTGTGTCGGGAAAGGACGCGGATGACCTCTGCCAGAACTATCGCACCGCGAACCCGCTCACCGGCAACGCCTCTTGCCCGGCCAACTACAAGGCCAGCGTCCTGAACAGCGAGCTGAAGACATCAAGCAAGACCCACTCTGTGTGCCAGCAGCAGTGCCAGACGTGCTGGCTCTTCTTCTCCTGCTGCCAGCCCGTGTGCACCTTCCGGGAGCAGCGCAGCGTGGTGCGCCTGGCCGCCTCCTGGTGCGCgcccacccaggcctccctgcccgccACGGTAGGCTTCCTCTTTGGAGGTCTCTATAGCCCCAACCACCCAAACCCGCTCACTAAGGGCCAGACCTGCCCCTCCTACTTCTACCCACTCACACTCTTTGGCGACCTCAGGGTGTGTGTCAGCAGCGACTTAGAGATGGGGACCGCCCAGGCTGTTCCCTTTGGGGGTTTCTTCAGCTGCCAGGTGGGCAACCCTTTGGCTGGCCTCATGAAGGGCCAGAGCgctgggctcctgcaggagaTGTTCTACCAGGACCGTCCCACAGCCCACCCCATGAAGTGTCCAGAAGGGTACAGCCAACACCAGGCTTACCTCAGCGATGGGTGCCAAATCCTCTATTGCCTCAGGGCTGGGACCCTCTTGGACCAGGAGCAGGAAGCTATCCGCATGCCCCCATTTCTTCCCCGCCCCCTCTTGCTCAACAACAGCAGCTGCTCCCAGAGGCTCTCTGTCCTGGTGGACTCCAGTGGTcagcaggtctgggtgaggcaGAAAGGCTGCGGCCGTTGGCGGCAGGCCAACATCAATGACCAGTCTCTGCCAGCCACCCCTGCCTCCGGGCCCAGTGTCGGGGCCATTGTTGGTGCCTGCCTGGGGACCATAGTGGGTGTGGTGGCTGTTGCTCTGGGGGTAAGCTATGCCTTCAGGTACTACAAGAAAAAGGTCTACGGAAAAATACAGGGTAGCACCCTGACCCGGGAGCAGACTGCTTACGGGGCCACTGAAACCACTGTAGTCCCCAGCTCTGTCTGAATGCACaggcaacagaaaaaaaaacaaaaaaaaaaaaaaaaaacacgactgTGCCTGGCTACTAATTAAAGCTTTAGCCCATTCTGTTCCTTTTACCACCTAGATAAATGGTAAGATACCAACCACAGAACCGCCCCACTTTCTGGAGGTACCAATGTAGAACTAAACTGTGCTTCCTCAAACCCTCCTCCGACTGGCCTAACAGAAGCTCAACCCCTTTTCCTAACACCCTGTGCCCAGAAGCCCCACTGTTCTCCATGTTTTGCTGCCTCCCTTGTTGTAAGTAGCCAATAAACCCAACTTAGTTCAAATACAGATGTATTTCTGGTGATCCTTGGCAGGGGGGATCGATAGAGAGGATAGAACATATAAGAGATAAAATACAGCTTTGATGTTGGAATTTTATCAACCTGCTTTCTCAGAATCATTGCCTTGGACCCCAAAAGTTCTCTCTTGGGCTGTATCTAAGTCAGaggtttttgtgggggttttttctaATAGGACCTGACTTACTTGAAGGTCATGAGATAACATAGAAAATATAGTGCattgcataaaataaatatataagaattattttttgtgAAATTTGTCTTAGTAATATATTAAGTTGATCATATAAAATTGcccatttctaattatttttgccattttctgTGGTTTAAACTAATATATGTATCCAATATACTGGgacacaatataaaatatatttcaaattgtgATCAGTCAAAACATTTAAAAGCCACGGGATGTTTCCAGTGGACGTTTCATGAAGCTTAGCTTTGGAAAAACATGTGTGCGTCCCCACCCCTCTATCTCACCCTGAACTGTCTCCGTGGAAGAGACTTCCTTCTGGGTGTCCTGTTTAGCTCAAGCTCGTCACAGTAAATTGCCATTCTCTAACCTAAGACAGCAATTTCTTGGGGACAGGGTTGAGTTTTGTAATGTTCTTGGAACACAGACCTCATCCCATTTTAACTTAGTCTGGGTCTCTGGTTGTCACAAGAAGCTGGAGTCCCATTAAACCCTAACCTTGGAACCACAGGGCATGCAGGACTGTAACTGGGGGAATAACCTGTGGCCAGGTCTGTTGCCATGAGAACCAAATTTGCGAGACAGGTGCTGAGGTGAAGGGAAGAAGTTTATTTCAATTGCCAGCAATTGGGGAGATGGGGGACTTTTTTTGTCCTCAAAAAcccatctctccctctcatcaTAGGCAGGcgtttttataaggagggagaaggaaaacagaacaaagaaatcagGGCAGGGAGTATAAGGGGGTTTCTGGTGGTTTGCAGTCCTGGAATTCGAGTCCCTGTGGGGGTCTTGGGTCTTGATGAATGTCTTTATTATTGGTGCCTGGAACAGGATGGTCAGCGTTCTGAAACTGATCAAGCGGTGATCAGGTGTGCAGCATACAGGTGTTTCTGAGACCTAATTGATCAGCCTCCATATTCCTAGTAGCCAGTTGTGTAAGTTCAGGGCTGGGTTAAAAATCTTTTTGCTCCTGCCTGGTCAACTGAGAACTGCAACAAAATCTTAGCCAGAGTATAGGGTAAATATATACTGTTGATTAATCAAGTATACGTTCTTAGTAAAAGggtgggaaaggaaagagaaaggaaatttaaaaatcatattttttattctaccCTTGTACACACTTATCAAGACCTCGTCCAAATGAGCCTCTAGCTGTGTGAGCTAATTATGAAAGCACTTAGAGAGACCTAGGTGCCTCACAGTGAGCTTCCTGACCTGGGTGATCTAAGTGAGTCATTTTACTTCCTAGGGTTTCAACTCTAGTTACAAACTGGAATATATCAGGATACTGATGAGATAGCATTGGGGCAAACTCTGAGTCCTGAGAGGAAGAGGCAATTGAAATCCAAATAAGTCAGGACGGTTGAGATGGCTGTCCCTGCTGGTCTGGTGTGGGCACAGTAGAGACTGGTGACACTCCTCAGCCTACTCCAGACTTGTGCTCATTACCATTCAGAGAGACTTCCTCTTCATGCAAATACCTTTACAATAGCATCTCACTTCATCTTCACAAAGTAGAAGATGTACCTCTCATGctgtggatgaggaaactgacgcTCAGAAAGGTTATAGGACTTGCTGAAAGTCACATg contains:
- the LOC103292752 gene encoding macrophage-expressed gene 1 protein-like yields the protein MKELRDSRLPRRSCPPAMALCLASLLALLSAGQGSMGNQEVSDIQGCKQALNVSVLGALPGGGWDNLRNVELGLVLGRSYSQCRTTEDGEYLIPDQVHVVPRRESVVETRAELLDEWLSYTDTWAASINAELSFLPSLNGKFSVDFQDVKKYNLEYETVTARVQLRHNIYSVKASEAPGFHPDFLQHLLILSDHLENNQTREAQYLAEMLVLKYGTHVLTHVEAGATLVQEDQVKREFVGNQAGERSNITLAASALFDRTVNVGAAASWQEQSQFIQDYMRNTVASKTRSHGGLPFYPGITMQTWQKGIGNRLVAISRSGLPLPALLEPKALPELPAPAVYRVAAAVRSAIYRYYAVNAHPGCLRREAPAFNPKANVDDGSCSGGGGGANYSFGGVFQECEAVSGKDADDLCQNYRTANPLTGNASCPANYKASVLNSELKTSSKTHSVCQQQCQTCWLFFSCCQPVCTFREQRSVVRLAASWCAPTQASLPATVGFLFGGLYSPNHPNPLTKGQTCPSYFYPLTLFGDLRVCVSSDLEMGTAQAVPFGGFFSCQVGNPLAGLMKGQSAGLLQEMFYQDRPTAHPMKCPEGYSQHQAYLSDGCQILYCLRAGTLLDQEQEAIRMPPFLPRPLLLNNSSCSQRLSVLVDSSGQQVWVRQKGCGRWRQANINDQSLPATPASGPSVGAIVGACLGTIVGVVAVALGVSYAFRYYKKKVYGKIQGSTLTREQTAYGATETTVVPSSV